A region of Dryobates pubescens isolate bDryPub1 chromosome 41 unlocalized genomic scaffold, bDryPub1.pri SUPER_41_unloc_2, whole genome shotgun sequence DNA encodes the following proteins:
- the NECTIN4 gene encoding nectin-4, protein MAPRGMRPGTPFLRLLLLLTATGSRAGVVEVERSVTAVLGQDVVLPCRYRAQEQEQVVQVTWLKRGPGGHSAKLAVLDLRHGEHVQEPYAGRVLRRAPEAALEDSAIVLRNAVQGDEGDYECHLSTFPQGTFEGHLTLKVLVPPLPILNPGPPLEEGQGRTLAASCTAEGNPVPSVRWETEVRGTNATRRSAHARSASVTSEFFLVPGRSMNGKSLTCVVAHPGLAHEKRITHQLSVAYLSDASVLGHTAEWQEGMEGATLTCLGDGNPPPTFNWTRLNAPLPAGVRAKGDTLVFQRPLAAADAGAYVCRVANRVAAKEARANVSIRGREPEDEVRKVDLVSASVVVVGVIAAVLLCVLVVVVVVMTLYHRRKTKRISEKYEEELTLTRENSIRRLHSGHGADARAQLEETLQLRAESRQGSLRGDSLRGDSLRGDSLRGTSICSAMSEEPEGRSYSTLSTVREIETQTEVPAVAPLLPVPAGKEPKEEEEEGGGGGGGDPIKQAMTHFVQENGMLQAKPSTNGIYINGRGHLV, encoded by the exons ATGGCCCCCCGCGGGATGCGGCCCGGGACGCCCTtcctccgcctcctcctcctcctcaccgcCACCG GGAGCCGCGCGGGCGTGGTGGAGGTGGAGCGCAGCGTGACGGCCGTGCTGGGCCAGGACGTGGTGCTGCCCTGCCGCTACCGGgcgcaggagcaggagcaggtggTGCAGGTGACCTGGCTGAAGCGGGGCCCCGGCGGGCACAGCGCCAAGCTGGCGGTGCTGGACCTGCGGCACGGCGAGCACGTGCAGGAGCCCTACGCCGGGCGCGTGCTGCGGCGGGCGCCCGAGGCGGCGCTCGAGGACAGCGCCATCGTCCTGCGCAACGCCGTGCAGGGCGACGAGGGCGACTACGAGTGCCACCTCAGCACCTTCCCCCAGGGCACCTTCGAGGGGCACCTCACCCTCAAGGTGCTGG tgccaccacTGCCCATCCTGAACCCGGGGCCGCCGCTGGAGGAGGGCCAGGGCCGGACGCTGGCAGCCTCATGCACGGCCGAGGGCAACCCGGTGCCCTCGGTGCGCTGGGAGACAGAGGTGCGTGGCACCAACGCCACGCGGCGCTCGGCCCATGCCCGCTCCGCCTCCGTCACCAGCGAGTTCTTCCTGGTGCCCGGGCGCAGCATGAACGGCAAGAGCCTGACCTGCGTGGTGGCACACCCCGGCCTGGCACACGAGAAGAGGATCACTCACCAGCTCAGCGTCGCCT ACCTGTCGGACGCCTCGGTGCTGGGGCACACGGCGGAGTGGCAGGAGGGCATGGAGGGTGCCACCCTGACCTGCCTGGGGGATggcaaccccccccccaccttcaaCTGGACTCG GCTGAACGCCCCTCTGCCCGCGGGGGTGAGGGCCAAGGGGGACACCCTGGTGTTCCAGCGGCCCCTGGCAGCCGCCGACGCCGGGGCCTACGTTTGCCGCGTTGCCAACCGCGTGGCTGCCAAGGAGGCGCGTGCCAACGTCAGCATcaggggcagggagccag AGGATGAGGTTCGCAAGGTGGATCTGGTCTCGGCCTCGGTGGTGGTGGTCGGGGTCATCGCTGCCGTCCTGCTCTGCgtcctggtggtggtggtggtggtcatGACCCTCTACCACCGCCGCAAGACCAAACGCATCTCCGAGAAGTA CGAGGAGGAGCTGACCCTGACCCGCGAGAACTCCATCCGCCGCCTGCACTCCGGCCACGGCGCCGACGCCCGCGCACAG ctggaggAGACGCTGCAGCTGCGGGCAGAGAGCCGCCAGGGCAGCCTGCGGGGGGACAGCCTGCGGGGGGACAGCCTGCGGGGGGACAGCCTGCGGGGCACCAGCATCTGCTCTGCCATG AGCGAGGAGCCCGAGGGCCGCAGCTACTCCACGCTGTCCACGGTGCGGGAGATCGAGACCCAGACGGAGGTGCCGGCGGTGGCGCCGCTGCTGCCGGTGCCGGCGGGCAAGGAGccgaaggaggaggaagaggagggcggcgggggcggggggggggaccCCATCAAGCAGGCCATGACCCACTTCGTGCAGGAGAACGGAATGCTGCAGGCCAAGCCCAGCACCAACGGCATCTACATCAACGGCCGCGGGCACCTGGTGTGA
- the LOC104296801 gene encoding V-type proton ATPase catalytic subunit A has translation MEVTGGPRLEEAERESLLGSVHGVSGPVVTATRMAGAAMYELVRVGHAELVGEIIRLEGDMATLQVYEETSGVRVGDPVLRTGKPLSVELGPGILGSIFDGIQRPLRDIAELTRSIYIPRGTNVPSLPRHLSWDFVPSKNIRVGSHVTGGDIYGIVAENSLIQHKIMVPPRSRGTVTYIAPPGHYSVSDVVLELDFQGSTEKLQMLQVWPVRQTRPVAEKLPANHPLLTGQRVLDALFPCVQGGTTAIPGAFGCGKTVISQALSKYSNSDVIVYVGCGERGNEMSEVLRDFPELTMEVDGRTESIMKRTTLVANTSNMPVAAREASIYTGITLSEYFRDMGHHVSMMADSTSRWAEALREISGRLAEMPADSGYPAYLGARLASFYERAGRARCLGSPTREGSVSIVGAVSPPGGDFSDPVTSATLGIVQVFWGLDKKLAQRKHFPSLNWLISYSRYLRALEPHYERLHPELPALRSRARSILQEEEELAEIVQLVGKASLAEADKVTLEVAKLLKDDFLQQNGYSSYDRFCPFYKTVGMLHNLVTFYELARHAVEATGSGERRLTWATIRDNLGDILYKLSAMKFKDPVRDGEANITAAFAQLNEEMQLAFRNLED, from the exons ATGGAAGTCACCGGGGGACCGCGGCTGGAGGAGGCGGAGCGGGAGAGCTTGCTGGGCTCTGTCCACGGCGTCTCAGGCCCCG TGGTGACAGCCACCCGCATGGCAGGGGCGGCCATGTACGAGCTGGTGCGGGTGGGCCACGCCGAGCTGGTCGGGGAGATCATCCGGCTGGAGGGGGACATGGCCACGCTCCAGGTCTACGAGGAGACCT CCGGGGTGCGGGTCGGGGACCCGGTGCTGCGCACGGGGAAGCCGCTGTCGGTGGAGCTGGGACCCGGGATCCTGGGATCCATTTTCGATGGGATCCAGCGGCCGCTGCGGGACATCGCGGAGCTGACTCGCAGCATCTACATCCCGCGGGGCACCAacgtcccctccctgcctcgcCACCTCTCCTGGGACTTTGTCCCCAGCAAGAACATCCGG GTTGGCAGCCACGTCACCGGAGGTGACATCTATGGGATAGTGGCCGAGAACTCTCTGATCCAGCACAAGATCATGGTGCCACCTCGCAGCCGGGGCACTGTCACCTACATCGCACCCCCTGGGCACTACAGCGTCTCG GAcgtggtgctggagctggactTCCAAGGCAGCACCGAGAAGCTGCAGATGCTGCAGGTGTGGCCGGTGCGACAAACGCGGCCGGTGGCCGAGAAGCTGCCCGCGAACCACCCCCTGCTGACCGGGCAGAGGGTGCTGGACGCCCTCTTCCC ctgtgtCCAGGGTGGCACCACAGCCATCCCAGGAGCCTTTGGCTGTGGCAAGACTGTCATCTCCCAGGCCCTCTCCAAGTACTCCAACAGCGACGTCATTGTCTACGTCGGCTGCGGCGAGCGCGGCAATGAGATGTCCGAGGTCCTGAGGGACTTCCCCGAG CTCACCATGGAGGTGGATGGCAGGACAGAGAGCATCATGAAGCGCACGACCCTGGTGGCCAACACCTCCAACATGCCAGTGGCTGCCCGGGAGGCCTCCATCTACACTG GCATCACGCTGTCCGAGTACTTCCGGGACATGGGGCACCACGTCAGCATGATGGCAGACTCCACCTCGCGCTGGGCAGAGGCCCTGAGGGAGATCTCAGGGCGCTTGGCCGAGATGCCAGCAG acagTGGCTACCCTGCCTACCTGGGTGCCCGCCTGGCCTCCTTCTACGAGCGCGCAGGGCGGGCACGGTGCCTGGGGTCCCCCACCCGCGAGGGCAGCGTCAGCATTGTTGGAGC TGTATCCCCTCCGGGAGGAGACTTCTCTGACCCTGTCACCTCGGCCACGCTGGGCATTGTGCAG GTGTTCTGGGggctggacaagaagctggcGCAGCGCAAGCACTTCCCCTCGCTCAACTGGCTGATCAGCTACAGCCGCTACCTGCGGGCGCTGGAGCCGCACTACGAGCGGCTGCACCCCGAGCTCCCCGCGCTCCGCAGCCGCGCCCGCAGcatcctgcaggaggaggaggagctggcagagatCGTGCAGCTGGTGGGGAAG GCATCGCTGGCTGAGGCCGACAAGGTGACCCTGGAGGtggccaagctgctcaaggATGACTTCCTGCAGCAGAATGGTTACTCCTCCTACGACAG gtTCTGTCCCTTCTACAAGACCGTGGGGATGCTGCACAACTTGGTCACCTTCTACGAGCTGGCGCGGCACGCCGTGGAGGCCACCGGCAGCGGCGAGCGCCGCCTCACCTGGGCCACCATCAGGGACAACCTGGGGGACATCCTCTACAAGCTCAGCGCCATGAAGTTCAAG gacCCGGTGAGGGACGGCGAGGCCAACATCACCGCGGCCTTCGCGCAGCTCAACGAGGAGATGCAGTTGGCCTTCCGCAACCTGGAGGATTga